From a single Salmo salar chromosome ssa22, Ssal_v3.1, whole genome shotgun sequence genomic region:
- the rab22a gene encoding ras-related protein Rab-22A, with product MTLRELKVCLLGDTGVGKSSIVWRFVEDNFDPNINPTIGASFMTKTVQYQNELHKFLIWDTAGQERFRALAPMYYRGSAAAIIVYDITKEDSFQTLKNWVKELRQHGPPNIVVAIAGNKCDLSDAREVSEKDAKDYADSIHAIFVETSAKNAININEVFIEISQRIPVLDAGGGAAGNGFKLRRRPSETRTRTCC from the exons ATGACGCTGAGAGAGTTAAAGGTTTGCCTTCTTGGG GACACTGGGGTTGGAAAGTCAAgcattgtttggaggtttgtGGAGGACAACTTTGACCCCAACATTAATCCAACTATTGG GGCATCCTTCATGACAAAGACGGTGCAGTATCAAAACGAGCTTCACAAATTTCTCATCTGGGACACTGCAGGGCAAGAGAGA TTCCGTGCGTTGGCGCCAATGTACTACAGAGGCTCTGCGGCAGCCATCATTGTTTATGACATCACTAAAGAG GACTCGTTCCAGACGTTGAAGAACTGGGTGAAGGAGCTTCGTCAGCACGGCCCGCCCAACATCGTGGTAGCCATCGCTGGCAACAAGTGTGACCTGTCCGATGCCAG GGAGGTCTCGGAGAAGGATGCCAAGGACTATGCTGACTCCATCCACGCCATCTTTGTCGAGACCAGCGCCAAGAACGCCATTAACATCAATGAGGTCTTTATAGAGATAA GTCAACGAATCCCTGTCCTAGATGCAGGGGGAGGGGCTGCAGGGAATGGCTTCAAACTGCGCCGGCGGCCCTCAGAGACCCGCACCCGGACCTGCTGCTGA